In the genome of Moorena sp. SIOASIH, the window ATGGTGCTCAGTTGGAACTGACACCAGGTAGTGAAGGCATGGGTGGCTGTATTAGGCGAGCTCAGGAAATTGTAGAAACTACATCCAATGCCTATATGCTGCAACAGTTTCGTAATCCAGCTAACCCAAAAATTCACTATTGTACCACAGCTGAAGAAATTTGGGACGATACGGAAGGACAGGTGGATTTCCTGGTGGCTGGAGTCGGTACGGGTGGTACAATTACTGGTGTGGCTGAAGCGATTAAAAAACGTAAGCCCAGTTTTAAAGCGATCGCAGTTGAACCAGCTGGTAGTTCTGTACTTTCTGGAGGGTCTCCAGGACCTCACAAAATTCAGGGTATCGGTGCGGGTTTTATTCCAGAAGTAATCAAGGTTGAACTTCTTGACGAGGTGATTACAGTTACCGATGATGATGCGATCGCATACGGTCGTCGTTTAGCCCGTGAAGAAGGAATTCTTTCCGGCATTTCCACTGGAGCCATACTATCAGCGGCGATTCAAGTTGGCAAACGTCCAGAAAATGAGGGTACCCTAATTGTCATGATTCAACCGAGTTTTGGGGAAAGGTACCTAAGCACCCCCCTGTTCCAATAGCCGACTGGCACCACTTATCAGTGTTATGGGGCAAGGCGCTAGGGTTCACTAGTTATGCTAAAAAATCTGGAAATCTATGGAAAGATAAGGATTGAGCTTACCGAAAATTTTGGTTTAAAGCCCCGTCCTTCTAGGGCGGCTTTTTTTTTGAATATTATCCGTAATTTTTCGCTGGGTGTGGTAGATTAAAATAATAACAGGAGAGGTCGATAACGATGATAATTCTTGAATTCAAAGCATACGGCAAAAGACATCAATACTCAGCTATAGACGAGGCTATTAGGACGGTCAAATTTATCCGAAACAGTTGTATCCGGTATTGGATGGACAACAAAGGGGTAAATAAATACGACTTTAGTCGCTATAGTACAGTATTGGGTAAAAAGTTTTCTTTTGTTAATGAACTGAATTCAACAGCTCGTCAGTCAAGTGCTGAGAGGGCATGGTCATCAATCGCCCGTTTCTCTGACAACTGCAAGAAGAAGGTACCTGGAAAGAAGGGGTTCCCAAGATTCCAGAAACGTTGCCGGTCGGTTGAGTATAAGCAGTCAGGCTGGAAATTATCACCCGACAAGAAATCAATCACATTCAGCGACAAAAAAGGAATTGGGAAGCTTAAGCTTAAGGGTACCTGGGACTTATGGAGATTTGACAAGAAGCAAATCAAGCGGGTTCGGATAGTTCGTCGAGCTGATGGTTATTATGTTCAGTTTTGTGTTCAAGTTGACATAAACGTTCGCGTTCGCGCAGCGTCGGCTTTGCCGAAAGCGTGGCCTACGGCCTTAGAGTTAGAACCAACTGGAAACACCATCGGTTTAGATGTCGGACTAAAAGATTTCTATACGGATTCCAACGGTCACGCTGAACCCAACCCACGGTTTTATCGGACGGGTGAAAAGCGTTTAAAGTTTTCTCAACGCCGGGTTTCCCGGAAAAAGAAAGGCTCAGCTAACCGTAGAAAAGCCATTAATAGACTAGGTAAAACACACCTTAAAATAAGTAGGCAGCGTGAAGAACATGCCAAGAGACTGGCACGTTGCGTAGTCCGATCTAACGATTTGGTTGCCTATGAAGACTTGAGGGTTAGGAACTTAGTAAAGAACCACTGTCTTGCCAAGTCTATTAATGATGCAGGTTGGTATCAATTCAGGAAGTGGTTAGAGCACTTTGGCGATAAATTCGGCAGGATAACTGTTGCAGTAAACCCTGCATATACCAGCCAAAACTGTTCTGATTGTGGTGAATTAGTCAAAAAGTCTTTGTCAACTAGAACTCACGTCTGTAAGTGTGGTTGTCAATTAGACCGTGACCACAACGCTGCAATCAACATTCTTAAACGAGCCTTGGGTACGGTGGGGCACATCGGAACCCTGGTCTTAGACCAAAACGCTTATGGAGATTTGGCCTCTACTCTTCTTGGTTCCGACCTGGATGAGCAAGTCGAATCTTTGAAATAAGAATCCCCGCGCCTTCAGGCCAGGGAGTGTCAATTGGTACCTCAATTATACTAAGTAGGTGGGCTTAATTATCCGTAAAATAGCGATTGATATTCAAAATGCTGAAAACCCCTTTAATAAAGGCTTTCAGCTTCATTTTAGTATTTTGAGTTTTAACGTTTATTTATGCCCACCTACTTATCGCTGCCGGTTTAAGTAGGTTTAGTGTAGCCCATGTCAGACTCGAATCACTACCAGACTCTGGATGTTCATCCCCACGCTACGACCCTAGAAATTAAACAAGCCTACCGACGGCTAGCCAAGCGCTTTCATCCAGATAGCAACAGCCCCACCGCTGATCCCGAAAAAATTATCCAAGTTAATGCTGCCTATGAGGTCCTCAGTAACCCTGAGCGACGGCGTTCCTATGACCAAAAGAGGCATTACTTTCAGCATTCATTAGAGCATCAGAATCGACAACAGCGAACAGCTGATGCCCAAAGACATTACCAGCATCATCGGCAAAAGGGAAAAAAGACTGATGCCCAGCTAGGGCAATGGTTGCAGCAAATTTATCAACCTGTAAACTACTGGATTAGTCATATCCTTGAGCCTCTAGAGGCTCAACTCGATGAACTCTCGGCTGACCCGTTTGATGATGAACTCATGGCAGAGTTTGAAGCTTATCTGGAAGAGTGTGGTGATCATCTCCATCAAGCTCAGAGGCTGTTTCATTCTCAACCTAATCCTGCCACCGTTGCCAGTGCTGCTGCTAACCTCTACTACTGTCTTAATCAGTTAGGAGATGGGATAGAAGAATTAAAGCTGTTTACCCTTAACTACGACGACTACCACCTACACACAGGTCAAGAACTGTTCAGAATTGCCTCCCATCTGCTCTGGGAAGCTAAAGACACAGTTAAAGATTTTTGGTAATGGGTAACCAATAGGATTTTTGTAGCAAACCCAAGAATGATCAATCTTGGCTTACATGCAAAAGGGACTTGATTAATGACTAATCACCAAGTAACTAATGACCAACGACCACTAATCCAAATTAGTTTATCCTGAAAATAAGTCTAGTTTACCTAACTTGACATGGAATGCGTCATTAAGCGCCGTGCTGAGTTTTCAGCCAGCCACCGATACTGGTTACCAGAACTGAGTGAAGCTCAGAACATTCAGCGGTTTGGTTTGGGTAGCCGATTTCCTGGACACGGACACAACTACGTTCTGTTCGTTTTCCTGACCGCTCAGTTGGATAAGTATGGCATGGTGGAAAACTTGTCTAAAGTCAAAACGGTGATCCAAAAAGAGGTCACCAGCCAACTTGACTACGCTTATCTCAATGAGGTTTGGTCAGAATTTCAGCAAACCTTACCTACTACTGAAAACATAGCACGAGTAATTTGGCAGCACTTGGTTACTTACCTACCACTACTGAAGATTCAGCTATTTGAACATCCAAAACTCTGGGCTGACTATCAAGGAAACGGTATGGAAGTATATCTGACTATCAGTAACCACTTTAGCGCTGCTCACAGACTAGCTCATCCTGACCTCAGTGACCAGGAAAACTACCAGATCTACGGTAAGTGTGCTCGTCCCAACGGACATGGACATAACTATCACATAGAAGTGACGGTTAAGGGTGAAATGGATCCGCGCACTGGCATGATTGTTGATCTAGACTCCTTGCACCAAGTCATGGATGAGTATGTGGTGGAAGCCTTTGACCATACTTTCCTCAATAAAGACATTCCATACTTTGCCCGGGTTGTTCCTACTGCCGAAAATATTGCTATCTATATTTGTCAGTTGTTGCAACAACCAATTCAAGAATTGGATGTCCAACTTCATAAGGTGAAATTGATTGAAAGTCCCAATAACTCCTGCGAAGTCTACTGCACACCAGAGACTACCAAGTCAGCAGCAACATCATCTACAGAAACTCTGCTGACCTTGATGTAGTTGAGTGACATCTTCCCCCGTTAACCCTTACGGGTATAACGGTGGCTTCCCAAGAATCACTTCTTGAGTTTCCTGGTTACTCCCAACAGGGGTTTCGACTCTTGCCTAGACTGGGGAAACCCAGCCCCCGGTAGATCGTCTGCACAGGCGGTTTCCTTTCCCGCAAGTCCTGCGGTACTGATCAGGTGTCTACCTCGGTTTCTGATCACCTGAGCGCTGGCTACATCTCGGTCAGTGGTATATCCACAACTGGTACACTGATGTACTCGTTGCCTGAGATCTTTTTTCACTTTTGCACCACACTCTGGACAGGTCTGAGAAGTCCCTCTGGCATCAACTAATCCAAAGAACTTCCCTCTCTTGAAGCACACGTACTTGGTGATGGTTCGGAATTGACCAAACCCCCCATCGAGCATCTGCTTACCCAAGAAACCTTTGGCCGTAATTCGATAATCCAAGTCTTCCATGAAGACCATCTCACCAGCGTCACAAAGGGCATGAGCCTGCTTAAAGTGGAAGTCTTTGCGAGTGTTGTCGATGTGGTGGTGCAGCTTAGCCACCTTGATTCGAGCTTTCTCGTAATTTTTTGACCGCTTTTTCTTTCTGCTCAATCTGCGTTGTAGCAATTGCAGCTTGCTTTGCATTTGAGCGAAAAACTTGGGTGGTTTGACTATAACTCCCTCGCTGGTTGCTAAAAACTTCTCAATGCCAATATCAACTCCAATCGGATGACCATGGGGCATCGGTTCAGGCAGATTGACATCGCACTGAATAGTAACGCAGGCGTACCATTTATCAGCTTTCAAGATCATACGTACTTGCTTGACCGTAAACCCGCTAGGTATTGGACGATGCAAGTTAATTGGAATTGCTCCAATTTTGGGGAGTTTGAGATGATATCCCGTTACTGGGTTTGTCTTGAACTGAGGAAAAAGCAACGACTTAAATTGCCCGTACTTCTTGAATCGAGGGAAGCCAAACCCTCTTTTGGTGAAGTATTTCCAAGCTGTATGTAACTGCTTAATAGTTTGCTGAAGAACCTGAGCAGGAACTTCTTTAAGTAATGGGAATTCTTTCTTAGCTTTGGGCAGATTATTAAGCTGGGTTATCTGATCAGGAAACTTAGCATCTGCGGCTAGAATATATTCCTTGTCCAAGGAGCATCTATCAACCAAACACTTCCGAGAGTTACACCAATCTTTAATCTCTCGCAACCCATAGTTGTAGGTCATGCGACAAATTTCCATCCACTCAATTAACCTTTGCTGTTGAGTGGCATCTGGGTAGAGTCGGTAGCGGTAGTTGAGTGTTAGCATTGACAGTGGTTTGACTGTAGGTATTGATTGTACACTAGTTACTGGTAAGCTGAAAACGTTTAATTGTTAAGTTAAGTAACTCAACGTCACTTAACTTGGGGGAGCTATAAGTAGCTCCCCCAAACCCCCTCATTAAGATAAAAAAGTTTAGCCCATTCCCCACCTAAAATTTTTGATGCGCGGTGGGGTGCTTTCAATAGCTGGCAAGCGTAGCATGGGCTACGCCCATTAGCCCTAGGTTGAATGCTGACCTAGGGATTTTTATTTGCTGAGATTAAATCATCCATAAGTTAGAGTTAGTATATCATTTGTTATGATAAGGGTAAAGTTGCCGTAACCAGCATTGATGGGGTTATCATGGTAGTCAAGTACCCGCACTCGTACTGTTAGGTCGAGCTGCGCTAAATCCGAAAGCCTTCATATGGTCGTTAATGGCAGCGTGGTATCTCACTCAAGGAATTAGATACGACCTAGAGCAATTCAAAACAAGGGAATATATGGCAAAGGATTTTACTCGATTGCGCAAACTTAGAAAACTACAAAACTCTTGATGATCCGTAAGAGGCAATAGGAATGGAGAGCCGGTTGCCGTGTGATGACAGCGAATATAGGGAGCGTCTAGCAGAGGCAGCACGCCAAACTTTCGTTCCTACATTACCTGACAACATTCCAGATAATGTTGATGACCTTGCGTCAAACCATCGCACCGGTGAAGCTGCTCAACTTTTAGAGAAAGGGATTGAGCAGCACCAGCGATGTCAATTCTCCGCAGCAAGACAGTCGTTCCAAGAGGCACTAGCAATGTATGCGCAATTGGCAAATAGACGGGGTCAAGGAAAAGCTCTGAGTGGTATGGCCCTGACTGCTTATTCCTTGGACAACTTTCAACAAGCCATAAAGTATAGTAACAAAAGTCTTGCGATCGCAAAAGACATCAAAGACCAGCGTCTTGAGGGCCAGGTTTTGGGAATTTTGGGAAATGCCTACCGTCACCAAGGAAATCACCTCAAGGCTATTGACTATGGTCAAAAAAGCCTAACTATTATGCGGCAACTCCAAGACCGACTGGGAGAGGTGACTGCCTTGAACAATCTAGGATTGGCCCATAAGGCACTAGGAGATTTGCCCCGAGCAATGGCTTGCCAGCAACAGAGCCTCTATGTTGCCCAGACTCTTGGGTTACCTGAGCTGGAGGAG includes:
- the cysK gene encoding cysteine synthase A encodes the protein MRIAPNITELVGRTPLVQLNRIPQAEGCVARIVVKLEGMNPSSSVKDRIGVSMINAAEQNQWITPGKTILVEPTSGNTGIALAMAAAAKGYQLILTMPETMSIERRAMLRAYGAQLELTPGSEGMGGCIRRAQEIVETTSNAYMLQQFRNPANPKIHYCTTAEEIWDDTEGQVDFLVAGVGTGGTITGVAEAIKKRKPSFKAIAVEPAGSSVLSGGSPGPHKIQGIGAGFIPEVIKVELLDEVITVTDDDAIAYGRRLAREEGILSGISTGAILSAAIQVGKRPENEGTLIVMIQPSFGERYLSTPLFQ
- a CDS encoding transposase, producing the protein MIILEFKAYGKRHQYSAIDEAIRTVKFIRNSCIRYWMDNKGVNKYDFSRYSTVLGKKFSFVNELNSTARQSSAERAWSSIARFSDNCKKKVPGKKGFPRFQKRCRSVEYKQSGWKLSPDKKSITFSDKKGIGKLKLKGTWDLWRFDKKQIKRVRIVRRADGYYVQFCVQVDINVRVRAASALPKAWPTALELEPTGNTIGLDVGLKDFYTDSNGHAEPNPRFYRTGEKRLKFSQRRVSRKKKGSANRRKAINRLGKTHLKISRQREEHAKRLARCVVRSNDLVAYEDLRVRNLVKNHCLAKSINDAGWYQFRKWLEHFGDKFGRITVAVNPAYTSQNCSDCGELVKKSLSTRTHVCKCGCQLDRDHNAAINILKRALGTVGHIGTLVLDQNAYGDLASTLLGSDLDEQVESLK
- a CDS encoding DnaJ domain-containing protein — translated: MSDSNHYQTLDVHPHATTLEIKQAYRRLAKRFHPDSNSPTADPEKIIQVNAAYEVLSNPERRRSYDQKRHYFQHSLEHQNRQQRTADAQRHYQHHRQKGKKTDAQLGQWLQQIYQPVNYWISHILEPLEAQLDELSADPFDDELMAEFEAYLEECGDHLHQAQRLFHSQPNPATVASAAANLYYCLNQLGDGIEELKLFTLNYDDYHLHTGQELFRIASHLLWEAKDTVKDFW
- a CDS encoding 6-carboxytetrahydropterin synthase; this encodes MECVIKRRAEFSASHRYWLPELSEAQNIQRFGLGSRFPGHGHNYVLFVFLTAQLDKYGMVENLSKVKTVIQKEVTSQLDYAYLNEVWSEFQQTLPTTENIARVIWQHLVTYLPLLKIQLFEHPKLWADYQGNGMEVYLTISNHFSAAHRLAHPDLSDQENYQIYGKCARPNGHGHNYHIEVTVKGEMDPRTGMIVDLDSLHQVMDEYVVEAFDHTFLNKDIPYFARVVPTAENIAIYICQLLQQPIQELDVQLHKVKLIESPNNSCEVYCTPETTKSAATSSTETLLTLM
- a CDS encoding transposase, which codes for MLTLNYRYRLYPDATQQQRLIEWMEICRMTYNYGLREIKDWCNSRKCLVDRCSLDKEYILAADAKFPDQITQLNNLPKAKKEFPLLKEVPAQVLQQTIKQLHTAWKYFTKRGFGFPRFKKYGQFKSLLFPQFKTNPVTGYHLKLPKIGAIPINLHRPIPSGFTVKQVRMILKADKWYACVTIQCDVNLPEPMPHGHPIGVDIGIEKFLATSEGVIVKPPKFFAQMQSKLQLLQRRLSRKKKRSKNYEKARIKVAKLHHHIDNTRKDFHFKQAHALCDAGEMVFMEDLDYRITAKGFLGKQMLDGGFGQFRTITKYVCFKRGKFFGLVDARGTSQTCPECGAKVKKDLRQRVHQCTSCGYTTDRDVASAQVIRNRGRHLISTAGLAGKETACADDLPGAGFPQSRQESKPLLGVTRKLKK
- a CDS encoding tetratricopeptide repeat protein codes for the protein MESRLPCDDSEYRERLAEAARQTFVPTLPDNIPDNVDDLASNHRTGEAAQLLEKGIEQHQRCQFSAARQSFQEALAMYAQLANRRGQGKALSGMALTAYSLDNFQQAIKYSNKSLAIAKDIKDQRLEGQVLGILGNAYRHQGNHLKAIDYGQKSLTIMRQLQDRLGEVTALNNLGLAHKALGDLPRAMACQQQSLYVAQTLGLPELEERILRNLSNCCYSIGDYAQAIDYYEQRFAIAQQMGDHPLEGQILGKLGNACLALGDYFQAIYYIQQQLLKAQQMGNRRLEQQALGRLGKAYDALDNYGQAVEYYEQRLSIARAIGDRKAEKKAIASLKAAYYSQGNYTKAMEYHQKNLALTNP